The following are encoded together in the Candidatus Limnocylindrales bacterium genome:
- a CDS encoding AMP-binding protein, whose amino-acid sequence FNSMNAGGTIVIQDDTKKLDPDDIWSTIASEKVQALLIVGDAFARPLLDQLEKKSYDLSSLMLVASGGAVLNVGIKEEILDKLPDVMIYDGIGSSESGAQASNLSSKSTGTSTGSFMPQPGNCVLSDDLTAVLAPGHEGIGWFAKAGRVPLGYLGDRAKTERTFPTLDGVRYSVPGDRARHLESGLIEVLGRDSVTINSGGEKIFAEEVEQALKHHPAVYDVVVCGRPSERWGQEVVAVVALRGGVAASEKSLLDEAAKRLARYKLPKAFVFRDEILRSPSGKADYRWAKEQVAAPQ is encoded by the coding sequence CGTTCAACTCGATGAACGCCGGCGGCACGATCGTGATCCAGGACGACACCAAGAAGCTCGATCCGGACGACATCTGGAGCACGATCGCGAGCGAGAAGGTGCAGGCGCTGCTGATCGTCGGCGACGCGTTTGCGCGGCCGCTGCTCGACCAGCTCGAAAAGAAATCCTACGACCTGTCGAGCCTGATGCTGGTCGCGAGCGGCGGCGCAGTGCTCAACGTGGGCATCAAGGAAGAGATTCTCGACAAGCTGCCCGACGTGATGATCTACGACGGCATCGGCTCGTCCGAAAGCGGTGCGCAGGCGTCGAACCTCAGCTCGAAGAGCACCGGCACGTCGACCGGGAGCTTCATGCCGCAGCCCGGCAACTGCGTGCTGTCGGACGATCTCACGGCAGTGCTCGCGCCCGGCCACGAAGGCATCGGATGGTTCGCCAAGGCCGGCCGCGTTCCGCTCGGATACCTCGGCGACCGCGCCAAGACCGAACGAACGTTCCCGACTCTCGACGGCGTTCGCTACTCGGTTCCCGGCGACCGTGCGCGCCATCTCGAGAGCGGGCTCATCGAAGTGCTCGGGCGCGATTCGGTCACGATCAACTCCGGCGGCGAGAAGATCTTCGCCGAAGAGGTCGAGCAGGCCCTCAAGCACCATCCCGCCGTCTACGACGTCGTCGTCTGTGGAAGGCCGAGCGAGCGCTGGGGGCAGGAAGTGGTTGCAGTCGTCGCGCTGCGCGGCGGGGTCGCCGCGAGCGAAAAATCGCTGCTCGACGAGGCCGCCAAGAGGCTCGCGCGCTACAAGCTTCCGAAGGCGTTCGTATTCCGCGACGAGATCCTGCGCAGCCCGAGCGGAAAGGCCGACTATCGCTGGGCCAAAGAGCAGGTCGCGGCGCCTCAGTAA
- a CDS encoding glycerophosphodiester phosphodiesterase — protein sequence MSWFDGPRPRLFAHRGASGVAPENTIEAFAEGLAAGADRLELDVHSTLDGEIVVFHDSDLGRTTDGSGPIAAWHSDDLRRLDAGYHFVDEHGDHPWRGRNVRIPALAEVLEEFRHTPLNIEIKSDDGSTIERYFDLLDRYDARDRVLSAAFEDAIVKRIREVAPGAVTSLSADEVLEFYGCCMNGSFDGYVPPGKALQVPPEHEGIEVVSPAFLRAAHALGMEVHVWTINDEAEMERLLDLGVDGLMSDFPSRARAVMERNGLRPPLAGAEAARGRSR from the coding sequence GTGTCCTGGTTCGACGGTCCTCGTCCTCGCCTTTTCGCACATCGCGGCGCGTCCGGCGTTGCGCCCGAGAATACGATCGAAGCGTTCGCCGAGGGGCTCGCCGCCGGTGCCGATCGTCTCGAGCTCGACGTGCACTCGACGCTCGACGGCGAGATCGTCGTCTTCCACGACAGTGATCTCGGCCGCACGACCGACGGCAGCGGCCCGATCGCCGCGTGGCACAGCGACGACCTCCGGCGCCTCGACGCCGGGTACCACTTCGTCGACGAGCACGGCGACCATCCATGGCGCGGTCGCAACGTCCGTATTCCGGCGCTTGCCGAGGTGCTCGAGGAGTTTCGGCACACGCCGCTCAACATCGAGATCAAGTCCGACGACGGAAGCACGATCGAACGGTACTTCGATCTGCTCGACCGCTACGACGCGAGGGATCGCGTGCTCAGCGCAGCGTTCGAAGACGCGATCGTCAAGCGCATTCGCGAGGTCGCGCCCGGCGCGGTGACGAGCCTTTCGGCGGACGAGGTTCTCGAGTTCTACGGATGCTGCATGAACGGATCGTTCGACGGGTACGTGCCGCCGGGAAAGGCGCTCCAGGTTCCGCCCGAGCACGAGGGAATCGAGGTCGTCTCTCCGGCGTTCCTTCGCGCTGCACACGCGCTCGGCATGGAAGTGCACGTCTGGACGATCAACGACGAGGCCGAGATGGAGCGGCTTCTCGATCTCGGCGTCGACGGGCTGATGAGCGATTTCCCGTCGCGCGCGCGGGCGGTCATGGAACGAAACGGCCTGCGCCCGCCGCTGGCTGGCGCCGAAGCCGCGCGAGGGCGTTCGCGATGA
- a CDS encoding Rieske (2Fe-2S) protein, protein MSSPAAVYERELPVSLERIWENVLDWEHLPHLHSQAFSSISLLAHNDDGWRAEIGLPGAPGKGAEIDVRLDRAGLCYWSRTVSGAGAGTEILTRLFPRGPEATGIVVEFHLPWAADESKASIGELYRTLYVELWDQDEAMMRERQRVLDASQHVPGALDQAADKTVSLGRVRELAHRLPLDVELSGRRLRVVSIDGRLVAYDTRCPHFGGPLAAGPGCEAVCPWHGYRFDVRSGASSDGRGLRMGRAGVIEINACEGDVTLRLP, encoded by the coding sequence ATGAGCTCGCCGGCAGCAGTCTACGAGCGCGAGCTTCCGGTATCGCTCGAACGCATCTGGGAGAACGTGCTCGACTGGGAGCATCTTCCGCATCTGCATTCGCAGGCGTTCTCGAGCATCTCGCTGCTCGCGCACAACGACGATGGATGGCGAGCCGAGATCGGTCTGCCTGGTGCGCCGGGAAAAGGCGCGGAGATCGACGTGCGGCTCGATCGTGCCGGTCTGTGCTACTGGTCGCGCACCGTCTCGGGCGCCGGAGCGGGAACGGAAATCCTGACGCGGCTTTTTCCGCGCGGCCCCGAGGCGACCGGCATCGTCGTCGAATTCCACCTTCCGTGGGCTGCCGACGAATCGAAAGCTTCGATCGGCGAGCTCTATCGCACGCTTTACGTCGAGCTGTGGGACCAGGACGAAGCGATGATGCGCGAGCGCCAGCGTGTGCTCGATGCGAGCCAGCATGTGCCGGGCGCGCTCGATCAGGCCGCCGACAAGACGGTTTCCCTCGGCCGCGTACGCGAGCTCGCGCATCGGCTTCCGCTCGACGTCGAGCTTTCCGGACGACGCCTGCGCGTCGTCAGCATCGACGGTCGCCTCGTGGCGTACGATACCCGCTGCCCGCATTTCGGCGGTCCGCTTGCGGCCGGGCCCGGGTGCGAAGCCGTCTGCCCGTGGCACGGTTACCGCTTCGACGTGCGAAGCGGTGCGAGCTCGGACGGCCGCGGGCTTCGCATGGGCCGGGCAGGCGTCATCGAGATCAACGCGTGCGAAGGCGACGTCACGCTGCGGCTGCCATGA